TCCCAGGCTATCCCGAAGGTGTCCCCGGGGTGAACTCGGGTGGTCGAACTCGCTGCGGAGAATTGGTGACGACCCCGGGCGGAGGGGTCGCGGCGAGCACGACGGCGGCCGCGACGACCGCTCCGGCGGCGTCCAGGGCCCGCTCCGCGGCGGCGAGGGTCGCGCCGGTGGTGAGGACGTCGTCGACGAGGACGTGCAGGTCGCCGGGCCGCACGGCGCGGGGTGCGGCGACGACGGAGCCCGCGAGGTTGCGGGCGCGGTCGCGGGCCCCGAGCCCGACCTGGTCGCGGACCCGGCCGCGGCGGCGCAGCGCCCGCACGACGTGGGCGTCGACGCCGGCGGCGCGCAGGCCGCGGGCGGCGGCCCGTGCGAGGACGGCGACCGGTTCCCGGCCGCGGCGGTGCCGGGCGAGTCGGCCTGACGGCGCGGCGACGACGGCGACGGTGCGTCCGGCGGCGAGGTCCCGCAGCGCGGCGCCCGCGTCCCGGGCGGCCCGTTCGACGGCGCCGGCGAGCAGGGGGTCGAGGTCGGCGCGCTCGCGGTCCTTCCAGGCGACGACGAGGTCGCGCACGGGTCCGGTGCAGTCGGCGACGGCCCAGGTCGGCAGGGGTGGCACACCGTCGAGGCGGTCGAGGCGGGCGGCGCCGGCCTCGACGCGGCGGGGGCGGGCGCGCAGGGGCGCGGTGCAGGGTCCGCACCACGGGACGTCGGGGACGCCGCACGCGGGGCAGGCCACGGGGACGACGAGCCGCGCGAGCCGGGTGAGCACGTGCCGATGCTCCCCGACCGCCGCCCGGTCGACGCGGTACGCGGGCAGGATCGGTGGACGGCGGTGCGTCCCGGCCGTCGGTGGACGGGCGCCCGGGCGCCTCAGCCCGGGTAGGTGACCGCGACGACGTCCTCGGACACGGAGGGCCAGAGGGCCGCGCTCTGGCGGACCTGGAGCGTCCCGTCGGCGTCGACGACCAGGGGCGGGCTGCCCCCGCCCACACCGGACGTCACCTGGGTCACCCCGGTGGGCGCGGTGTACTGGCGGGACTCACCGCCGCCGGCGCCGGCGAGCCCGCCGATCCCGGCGAGGTAGAGGGCGTCGGCGCCGTCGGGGTCGCGCCCGAGCAGGAGGAGCGTCGACTCCTCGAACCAGGCGGCCGAGGTGACACCGGCGACGGGCGCGCCGACACGGACCGCCTCGGACAGCCCGGTCGGGGCGTCGTCGGCGTCGCGCTGGACGGCGGCGACCCAAGTCTCGGGCCCGGCGGGACCGTCCAGCACGACCGCGATCCGCGCGCCCTCGGGGGACACGGCGACCGACCGGGCGTGCCGGGCGTCGGTCCAGTCGCCGTCGACCTCGAGCGTGCCGCCGTCGGGCAGCACGGCCCGCACGGCCGCGCTGTCGGCGGTCCACACGGTCCCGAACCGGTCGACGCTCGGTGACGCGAGGCCGTCCCCGACGAGGAGCTCGACCGGGGCCTCCCCCGAGACGCGCACCAGCCGGTCGGTCCCGTCGCGGACGACGACGGTGCCGTCGTCCGGCGCCACGCCCAGCGCCGTCGGGTCGAGCCCGTCGAGGACGTACGCCTGGGCCGTGTCGGTGAGCTCCCGTCCGACCACCCGCCGCAGCACGGTCGCGCCGTCGACCTCGACCAGGGCGAGCGCGTCGCCGACGGTGAGCGGCCGCGACGGTTCGGTGACGGACTGCGTCGCGAGGGGCGACGTGCCCTCGGACAGCACGACGCTGCGGCCCTCACGGTCCCGCAGCGTCTCGGACAGCTGGGCGACCAGCAGCGCACGGTCCTCGGCGGACGCGCCGCCGATCGGCGACGTCACAGACACCTCGATGACGCCGCTGTCGTCGACGGTCACGGCGTCCAGGGCGAGGGTCGTGCCGTCGGGCACGACGGAGATGGTGGAGTGGGCGAGGTCCGCCGGCGGCCCGGCGAGGATCTCGCGGGTGGCGGCGGTCCGCCAGGACTGCTCGGGGAACCACCGGACGTCCGGCACCCACCACTCGCGGTCCGGGGTCGGGTAGCTGAGCGTCGTGCGGTGGAACGAGTCGCCGAGGAAGTTGGCCAGCACGAGCAGGCCGTCGTCGAGGCCGGAGATGCGCCACTGGCCGCCGGCGGCGCGGGACAGCTCGAAGGAGACGTCCACGGGGCTCGGCTCGGGGAGCTCGGTGTAGACGCCGATCTCGTCGACGGTCGCGACGACCTGCGCCTGGCCGGTCACGGTCGCGGTGGTCGCCTCGTCGTCGACGACGCCCGTCTCCCACTCCGGGTACTGGGACAGCACGAGGACGCGGGACGTCCGGTCCCAGCCGGACCAGGCGCTGGGCAGCACGTACTCGCGGGCGACGTTCGCGGTGCTGGCGTTGGCGGGGGCGAACTGCGCGACGCTCACGAAGCTCTGCACGAGCTGCTCGGGGTCGGCGTCGACGGCGGGACCCTGGACGTTGAACGCGATCTCGCGTGCGGTGTCGACCTGGACGGTGCTCTCCATGACGGCCCCGTGGTCGGGCATGGAGGCGCACGCGCCGAGCACGAGCGCGACGGCGGCGGCGCCGGCGAGGGCGCCCGCTGCGCGGCGGCGGTCAGCTGCCGTCATGGTGGTCCTCCTCGGCGGCCGCCAGGTCGGGGATGGCGGTGGGGGTGGGGCCGGTCGGCGGGTTGACGACGGGGACCTGGCCGGTGGGCACGTGCTGCCCGCCGGCGCGGGAGGGTCCGCGCAGCGGCAGCGGGGACTCGCCGAGGGCGATGCCGGCACGACGCGGGAGGGTGAGGCGGAAGCTGGCGCCCTCCCCCGGTCGTCCCCACGCCTCGAGGCGGCCGGCGTGCAGGCGGGCGTCCTCCTGGGAGATGGCCAGGCCCAGGCCGGTGCCGCCGGTGGTGCGGGCGCGCGCGGGGTCGGCCCGCCAGAACCGGTCGAAGACGTGCGCGAGCTCCGGGACGGTGAGCCCGACGCCGTGGTCGCGCACGACGACGGCGACGGCGGTGTCGTCGCCGTCGACGGTGACCTCGACGGGCTTGCCCTCGGCGTGCTCGACGGCGTTGACGACGAGGTTGCGCAGGATGCGCTCGACGCGGCGGGGGTCGATGTCGGCGCGGACGGGGTGCTCGGGCATCGCGACGGAGAGGAACACCTCCTTGCGCTCGGCCAGGGGCGCGGCCGTGTCGACGACCGCCGTGACGACGTCGCGCAGGTCCCGCTGCTCGACGTCGAGCTCGGCGGCACCGGCGTCGAACCGACTGATCTCGAGCAGGTCGGTGAGGAGGTCCTCGAAGCGGTCGAGCTGCGTCTGGAGCAGCTCGGCGGAGCGCCGGGCGGCGGGCTCGAGGTCGTCACGGGCGCCGTGGATGACCTCGCCGGCCATCCGGATGGTCGTCAGGGGGGTGCGCAGCTCGTGGGAGACGTCGGACACGAAGCGTCGCTGCGCGGCGGAGAGCTCCTCCATCCGCGCGATCTGCTCCTCCAGGCCGGCGGCCATCTCGTTGAACGTGCGCGCGAGTGTCGCCATCTCGTCGTCGCCGCGGGAGCCGGGGACGCGGACGTCGAGGCGGCCCTCGCCGAGCTGCGCGGCGGCCGTCGCGGCGCGGCGCACGGGCGCGACGGTCTGGCGCGTGACGATCCAGGTGAGGACACCGATCATCGCGAGGATGGCGAGGGCCCCGACGCCGAGGGTGCGCTGCACGAACCGCAGGGTCTCCTGCTGGGAGGCGAGCGAGTACAGGGCGTACAGCTCGAAGGTCCCGCCGGACGGCACCTCGACGGTGGAGCCGACGACGACGCCGGGCTCGTCGAACCCGGAGTCGGTGGCGGCGCCGGGGATGAGGACGGACTGCAGCGCCTGGTCCTGGGTGGCCAGCGTCGCGGTGCGCAGGGCGGGCGACACGACGTCCTCGACGGACAGGGCGCGGCTGGAGGCCGGGTCGACCAGCGGCAGGCCCTGCCCGGGCGCCTGCCGCAGGAAGTAGTCCTGGGCGCTGGACCCGCCCGCGGCGAGCGACAGGATCACGTCGCGCAGCAGGGACTGCTGGTCGCCGGGGCTCGTGGCCGACGACGCGGCGAGCGTCGTGCGCACCTGCTGGGTCAGCGCCGCGTTCTCGCTCTCGATCTGGTCGACGCGCTGCTCGAACAGCCCGTCGCGCACCGAGTACGACAGGTAGATCCCCAGCACCGCGACCGCCACCACGCCGAGGGCGAGCGCGGAGGTGACGACGCGCACCTGCATGGAGGAGCGCCAGCGGCGGGCGAGGGAACGCGCGCCGGCCACGACCCAGTCGACGACCTCGACGCCGCGGCGACGTCGGTCCCCGGCCGGGGCGCGGTCAGCGGGGGGCACCGGCCTTGTATCCGACGCCACGCACCGTCTGGACGACCTCGGGGTTCTCCGGGTCCCGCTCGATCTTGGACCGGAGCCGCTGGACGTGGACGTTCACGAGCCGGGTGTCGGCGCTGTGCCGGTAGCCCCAGACCTTCTCCAGGAGCACCTCTCGGGTGAACACCTGCCAGGGCTTGCGCGCGAGCTCGACGAGGAGGTCGAACTCGAGGGGCGTGAGGGCGATCCGCTGCCCCTCGCGGGTGACGGCGTGCCCGGTGACGTCGATCTCGACGTCGCCGATGCGCAGCCGCTCGGGGCCGGGGTCGTCGGTGCGTCGCAGGCGGGCGCGCACGCGGGCGACGAGCTCCTTGGGCTTGAACGGCTTGGTGACGTAGTCGTCGGCGCCGGACTCGAGGCCGAGCACGACGTCGACGGTGTCGGTGCGGGCCGTGAGCATGATGATGGGCACGCCGGACTCGGCGCGGATCTCACGCGCGATCTCGATGCCGTCCTTTCCGGGCAGCATCACGTCGAGGAGGACGAGGTCGGGCTGGGTCGAACGGAACACGTCGAAGGCTTGGTCGCCGTCGGCGCAGAAGCTCGGTTCGAACCCCTCCGACTCCAGGACGATGCCGATCATCTCGGCCAGCGCTGTGTCGTCGTCGACCACCAGGACACGGGACTTCATGCGGACAGTGTGCCAGGGGTTCCACAGGTCCCGCTGGCGCGGCACGTCCGCAGGTGGCGAGACGATAGGGTCGTGGCGGTCACCACTCGTCCCCCGGCGCCTCAGGGAGGCCGCATGAGCACGCCCGACCAGCCGACCCCGCCCACGGGCTGGGGGGATGCGCCGCGCCCGCCGGCGCCCGAGCCGGGTCAGTACGGTCAGGGGCAGTACGGCCAGGGTCAGTACGGTCAGCCCCGCTACGGCGCCCCCGGCCCGCAGGGCGCCCCGGCGACGCCGCCCGGGTCCCCCTACCCCCCGTCGCCGTACGGGCCGGCCGCCGTCAAGCCCGGCATCGTGCCGCTGCGCCCGCTCTCGCTGGGCGAGGTGTACGACGGCGCGTTCGGCGCGGTGCGGCACAACCCCGCGGTGGTGCTCGGCCTGGTCACCCTCGTCGTCGCCGTCGCGACGCTCCTGGCGACGCTCCTCGCCCAGCTCGCCGTGCCGTGGCTGACCGGGCTGTTCGGCGACGTCACCGGCGAGCCGGGCATGGAGCTCCTCGTCGGCCCCGACGTGGCGATGCTGGCCCAGCTCATGGCCGTGTCCGGCGCCCTGTCCCTGACGCTCCTGGTCGCGCAGCCGATCGCCGAGGGCGTCGTCACCGTGTCCGTCAGCCAGTCCGTCATCGGCCGCAAGCTGTCCCCGGGCGAGGTGTGGGCCCGCCTGCGGCCCCGCCTCGGCCTCCTCGTCGGCTGGATGGTCCTGCGGACGATCGGCGTGGCCGTGGGGTTCACCGTCGTCCTCGTCGCTGCCGTGCTCCTCGTCGCGGGCGTCGCGAACGTCACCGACTCCGCCGCGCTCGCCGTCGTGCTGGGCCTCCTGATCGCGCTCGGCGTGGTCGCGCTGGTCCTGTGGCTGACGGTCCGCCTGGTCCTCGTCGTCCCGGCGCTCGTCCTCGAGGGCGCGGGGCTCGGTTCCACGATCGCCCGTGCGTGGCGCCTGACCCGCGGGAACTTCTGGCGGGTGCTCGGCACCTACCTCCTGGCGAGCATCATCGCCGGGTTCGTCGGGCAGATCGTCGGGTACCCGCTGAGCCTGGCCGGGATGGCGATCGACGGCGGGGACACCCTCGGGTGGGGCTTCCTCCTCGCGACGATCGTCGCGAGCGTCGTGTCGACCCTCGTCGTCATCGTCTTCGTGTCCGGCGTCGTCGCGCTCGTCTACACCGACGTGCGCATGCGCCGCGAGGGACTCGACGTGACGCTCGCCCGGGCGGCGGCGCGCGCCGCGCAGACCCCGGCACCGTGACGGCCGCGACGGCGGCCCTCGCGGCGCTGGCGGCCCAGGTGCCGGTCGACCCGGACCGGCCGACCGCGACCCGGTGGCTCGCCCGGGAGCTGTCCCGTCCGGAGTACGCGCAGGACGAGTCCCTGCTGCTCCGCCTGGTCGAGTGGCTCGAGGGGCTCTTCGACGGGATCGACGCGACGGCGGTCGGGACCGGCCAGCTCGCCGTGGTCGTCCTGCTGGTCGTCGCCGTCGTCGTCGGCCTCGCGTGGTGGCTGGCCGGCCCCGTCCGGCTGCGCCGCCGACGCGCCGCCGCGTCGATCGTGGTCCACGAGGACGACCCGCGCACCGCCGCCCAGATGCGCGCGGCGGCCGACGCCGCGGCCGTGCGCGACGACTGGACGACGGCCGTGCTGGAGCGGTTCCGCGCCGTCGTGCGCGAGTTGGAGGAGCGGGTCGTCCTCGACGAGCTGCCCGGACGCACCGCCGTGGAGGCGGCGCGCCAGGCCGGCGACCGGCTCCCGGACCTCGCCGGGTCGCTGCGTGCCGCCGCCACGCTGTTCGACGGCGTCTGCTACGGGCACCTGCCCGCGAGCGCCGCGGACGACGCCGTGCTGCGCCGCCTCGACGCCCAGGTGCAGGAGTCCCGGCCGGTGCCCGCCGGGGCGGTGGTCGCATGAGCGCGCCGAGCGACGTCCCCACGCGGACGTGGACCAGCACCCCCGAGCAGCGCGTCCCCGACCGGGCCCGCGCGGCGCGCCGCCGCCGCTCCGTCACCTGGTTCGTCGTCGGGCTCGCCGCGCTCGCGCTGACCGTGCTCGTCCTGGCCGTGTCCCGCCCGCCCGGTTCCGTGATCCCGTACGACCCCGACAACAGCCGGCCCGACGGGTCCCGCGCCCTCGCCCAGGTCCTCGGCGACCAGGGCGTGGAGGTCGAGCACGTCACGACCGTGGCCGACGCGATCGACGCGGCCGGTCCCGGCACCACGCTGCTCGTGGCCCCCGCCCCGCTGATGGTGCGCGAGCAGGCCGACGCCCTCGCGGCCTCGGGCGCCGACGTCGTCCTCGCCGGTGCCGGCCGTCAGCTCGCGGCCGCGTTCACGGGAGGCCGGGTGGAGCCCGACGACTGGGGCACCGCGCCCCGCGTGCGCGAGCCCCGCTGCGACCTGCCCGCCGCCGTCGCCGCGGGCACGGTCCGGCTCGGCACGGGTCTCGTCGCGACCGGCCCGGACGTCACCACCTGCTGGACCGACGGCGACGGGACGTCCGCCCTGGCCGCGGTGACCGCGGACGGCCGCCAGGTCACCCTGGTCCACGACCCGGCGTTCCTGCGCAACGACACGGTGCTCGACGAGGGCGCCGGCACCCTGGCCCTGCACCTGCTGGGCGCCCACGACCGACTGGTCTGGCTCGTGCAGGACCCCACCGACCTGACGGCGATCGACGACCCGCCCGCCTCCGACGGCGACCTCGAGCCCGACACGTCCGCCGTGGTGCCGCGCTGGCTCGCGGCGGTGCTCGGGTGGGCGGCCGTGGTCGCGGTCGTCGCCGCGCTGTGGCGAGGACGGCGGCTCGGCGGCCTGGTCGGCGAGGACCTGCCGGTCGTCGTGCCGTCCGCGGAGTCGACCCGGGGCCGTGCCCGCCTGTACCGCCGGGCTCGCGCCCGCGGCCACGGCGGTGCCGCGCTGCGCGCCTCGACGGCGGACCGGATCGCCCGTCGCCTCGGCGTGCCGCGGACCGCCGACCCGGCGGTCCTCGTCGACGCCGTCGCCCGCGCCACCGGGCACGACCCGGTCGAGGTCGACGCCCTGCTGTACGGCCCACCACCCGCCGACGACGCCGGGCTCGTCGAGCTCGCGCACCGACTCGACATCCTGGAGAGCGAGGTCCACCGATCGTGACCCACCCCGACGAGAACCAGCCCGTGCCGACGCCGGACGCGGAGCCGGTGCCGGAGTCCGCCGACGCCCCGACGACGACGACGGACGCCCCGCAGACCGGGGTCTCCGCGGGTCCCGACGAGCCCGCCCCCGCCCCTGCTCCCGAGCCCGAGCCCGAGCCCGAGCCCGAGCCGACCGTCCCGCCCGAGCCGTCGCTCGAGCTGCGCCGGGCGCTGGCCGCCGTCCGGACGGAGGTGGGCAAGGCCGTCGTCGGGCAGGACTCCGCCGTGACGAGCCTGCTCATCGCGCTGCTCTGCTCGGGCCACGTGCTGCTGGAGGGCGTGCCCGGCGTCGCGAAGACGCTGCTCGTGCGGTCCCTCGCGGCGGCGCTGGACCTCGACTTCAAGCGCGTCCAGTTCACGCCCGACCTCATGCCCGGTGACGTGACCGGCTCCCTCGTCTACGACGCACGCACCGCGGAGTTCTCGTTCCGCGAGGGCCCGGTGTTCACGAACCTGCTCCTGGCGGACGAGATCAACCGCACGCCGCCCAAGACGCAGGCGTCGCTGCTGGAGGCCATGGAGGAGCGCCAGGTGTCGGTGGACGGCTCGCCGCGCCTGCTGCCCGAGCCGTTCGTGGTCATCGCCACCCAGAACCCCGTCGAGCACGAGGGCACCTACCCGCTGCCCGAGGCGCAGCTCGACCGGTTCCTGCTCAAGGTGCTGCTCCCCCTGCCGGAGCGGGACGCCGAGGTCGAGGTGCTGGCCCGGCACGCCGCGGGCTTCGACCCGCGCGACCTGGCCGCGGCCGGGGTGTCCGCCGTCGCGGACGCCGCCGTGCTGGCCCGCGCCCGCGCGGAGGTGCGGCGCGTCGAGGTCGCCCCCGAGGTCCTCGGGTACGCCGTCGACGTGTGCCGCGCGACCCGGCAGTCCCCCTCCCTGCAGCTCGGCGTGTCCCCGCGTGGCGCGACGTCGCTGCTCGCGGCCGCGCGCGCCTGGGCGTGGCTCTCCGGGCGGATGTTCGTCACCCCGGACGACGTCAAGGCCCTCGCCTTCCCCGCGCTGCGCCACCGCGTGCAGCTGCGCCCCGAGGCGGAGCTGGAGGGCGTGACGGCCGAGTCGGTGCTGAGCACCGTGCTGGCCGCCGTCCCGGTCCCCCGCTGACATGGCAGTGACCTGGCGGGCCGTGGCCCTCGCGGCGCTCGGCGTGCTCCCGGTCGCGCTGTGGCCCGTCCCGGGCACGGCCCTCGCGTGGGGGCTGCTCGTCGTGCTGGCGTGCGCCGTCGACGTCGTGCTGGCGGCGTCCCCGCAGCAGGTCGCGGTCCAGCGGTCGACCCCGACGTCGGCGCGTGTCGGGGTCCCGACGACGTCGACGCTCGTGATCACGCACACCGGTGCCCGCCGGCTGCGCGGCACGGTCCGCGACGCGTGGCCGCCGTCGCTCGCCGTGGACCGCACCGCTGACGGGCTGACGCCCCACACCGATCCGGCGACGGTCACGGGCACGGCCCGGCACGACGTCGACCTGCGACCCGGTGGCGCGGTGCGGCTGCGCACGCCGCTGCTGCCCACCCGGCGCGGGCAGCGGCCCGCCGGCCCGGTGACGGTCCGCACGGTGGGGCCGCTCGGCCTCGCCGGGCGGCAGCGGTCCCTGCCGGTCGGCGGCACGCTGCGGGTCCTGCCCGAGTTCGCGTCCCGACGGCACCTGCCCAGCCGGCTCGCCCGGCTGCGGGAGATGGACGGCCGGGCCGCCGTACAGGTGCGCGGCGAGGGCACCGAGTTCGACTCGCTGCGCGAGTACGTCGTGGGCGACGACGTCCGCTCGATCGACTGGCGCGCGACCGCCCGGGGCGGCGACGTCGTCGTGCGCACTTGGCGTCCCGAACGGGACCGGCGCGTCGTCGTCGTGCTCGACACGGGGCGCACGTCGGCCGCCCGGATCGGGCTGCTCGACGACGGCTCGGTCAACACGGGCGGCACGCGCCTGGAGGCCTCCATCGAGGCCGCGCTGCTGCTGGGGGCGCTGGCCGACCGGGCCGGCGACCGGGTGCAGGTGCTCGCCTACGACCGGGCCGTGCGGGCGCAGGTCGCCGGCGCGTCCGGCCCACGGCTCCTGCCCGCGATGGCCGAGGCGCTGTCCACGGCCGAGCCGGTCCTGCTGGAGACCGACTGGCCGGGCCTCGTCTCACAGGTGCGCTCGCGCGTGTCGCAGCGCTCCCTCGTGGTGCTCCTCACCTCCCTCGACCCGGCGGCCGTCGAGACCGGGCTGCTGCCCGTCGTGGACCGGCTGACGGGCACCCACCAGGTGGTGGTCGCCGCGGTCGCCGACGCCGAGGTCGCGGCGATGCGTCAGGAGCGCGACGACTCCGAGACCGTCTACGCGGCGGCCGCGGCGGCCCGCGCCGACCTGGAGCGCACCGCGGTGGCCACCGTCCTGCGCCAGCACGGCGCCGAGGTCGTGGAGGCGCTCCCGGCCGACCTCGCCCCGCGGCTCGCCGACACCTACCTGGCGCTCAAGGCCGCCGGACGCCTCTGAGTTCCGCCCCGGCGGGGGTCAGCCGGCCGTCGGCAGGACGGCCCCCGCCCGGTCGGCGTCGAGGTCACCCGTCTCGCCCGCCCGCACCGCGCGGCGCCCCAGCACGAGGAAGTACGCGAGGAACACGGCGAGCGCCAGGGCGCCGACGACGATCTTCACCCACCAGGGCAACGACGACCCGGTGACGAACCCCTCCACGAGGCCGGACAGCGCAAGCGCCCCGACGAGGCCCACGACGACCGTGAACAGGGCGCGGCCCTCCGTGGCCAGCGCGTCGGCCCGGCGTCGCGGCCCCGGGGACACCCACGCCCAGAAGATCCGCAGGCCGGCGGCCCCCGCGACGAAGATCGCGGTGAGCTCGAGCAGGCCGTGCGGCGTGATGAGGGTGAGGAACAGCCCGAGCTCGCCGTGCGCGGCCATCATGCCGCCGATCCCGCCGATCGCGACGGCGTTGTTGAGCAGCACCCAGACCGGCCCGATCCCGGTGATGCCGAGCGCGATGGTCTGCGCCGCGATCCAGGCGTTGTTGGTCCACACGACCGCGGCGAAGGACAGCTTCGGGTCGTAGTAGGACGCGAAGGCGTGCCGGACGTACTGCTCCTGCTCCGACGGCGTCCCCATCGCGGCCAGGGCCTCCGGGTCCGTGGCGACGCGCACCCCGACGACGACGGCCACGGCGAGGAACGCGAGGGTGACGGCGAGCGTCCACCAGCGGATCCGGTACAGCGCGGCCGGGACGGTGACGGCGACGAAGCGGGTGACGTCGCTCCAGCCGGGCTCGTGCGCGCCGGCGATGCGGGTGCGGGCGCGCGCCAGCAGGTCGGACAGGCGCGCCACGGTCACCGGGTCGGGTGCGGCGGAGCGGACCGTCGACAGATGGGTCGCGACCGCCTGGTAGAGCCGAACCATCTCGTCGGCCTCCGCCCCGTCGAGGCGGCGGCGGCGCACCAGCTCCTCGAGGCGGCGCCACTCCGGTCCGTGCACGGTGCTGAAGGCGTCCAGGTCCACGGGCGCTACCCTGCCACAGGTGACCCGTCGGCCGGGTGACCGGCGGTGCCCCCGCAGCGGGGACCGCCGACCCACGACTGCGGAGGTTCGGTGGACCAGGGAATCGTCATCGGCGAGGGCGTCGTCCTCGAGACCCGGCCCGCGTCGTTCGCGTCCCGCGCGGTGGGGGCGCTGCTGGACGTCGTGGTCACGCTGGTCCTCGCGTTCGGTGCGCTCTACCTCGTGACCGGCACGGCCGTCGCGGGCTCGGAGCTCGTCCTGGACCCGCAGTGGGGCCAGACGCTCACGGTCGTCCTCGTGGTGACCCTGCTCGTCGTGTGGCCGGTGACGTTCGAGACGCTGTCGCGCGGCCGGTCGCCGGGCAAGCTCGCGATGGGTCTGCGCGTGGTGCGCGACGACGGCGGCCCGGTGCGGTTCCGGCACGCGTTCGTGCGGGCGCTGGTGGGGGTGTTCGAGCTGTGGCTCACGTTCGGGTCGGTGGCGGTCGTGGCGTCGCTGTCGAACGCGAGGGGGAAGCGGCTGGGTGACGTCCTCGCCGGGACGTACGCGGTGCGGGTGCGCAGCTCGCGCGGCTGGACGACGCCGCTCGTCCTCGCGCCGGGCCTGGGGGCCTGGGTGGAGGGCGCCGACATCCGCCGCCTGCCCGACGGACTCGCGCTGGAGGTGCGCCAGGTGCTCGACCGGGCGCCCCGGCTGTCCCCCGAGTCGCGGCGGCAGCTCACCGACGCCCTCGCCGGTCAGGTGGAGCCGTACGTGGCGCCGGGGCCGCCGCCCGGCACCCCCGCGGAGCTGTTCCTGCACGCGGTCCTGCACGAGCGCCGGCGTCGCGAGCTGGAGCGGGGCGAGGTGGAACGGGACCGGGCCGCCGCGCAGGCCGCCGTCCTGCACCGCCTCCCCTACGGCGTCCCCGACCCGCGAGGCTGATTCGTCAGGTTTCCGTCCCAATTCGCCGCAGGGTCTAGGCGCGGGCCCGACGAGCGCCCTAGGGTGACCGCCATGCGCACACACCTCACGCGCCTCGGTGCCGCCGCCGCTGCCGCCGCCGTCGCCCTGACCCTGTCGGCCTGCTCCGCGCAGGACGAGACCGTCGTCGCGTTCTGCGACGCGTTCGACTCCCTCGAGGCCCTCACCGGCCAGCCCCAGGACGCCGACGACGACGACCCGGCCGCCGCGGCCGCGGCCCGGCTCGAGACCGTCACCGTCGAGATGGAGGGGATCGACCCGCCCGCGGAGATCGACGCGTCCTTCACCCTGGTCACCGAGCACTTCCGCGCCCTGTCGGACGCCACGGCGAAGTCCCTCGCCGTGCCCGACGACGAGGCCGAGCAGACGGCGGTCGCCGAGGCCTCGCAGCGGATGACGACGGCCGAGTTCACCGACGCGACGGCCGAGCTCGACGCGTTCACCGAGGAGCACTGCTCCTGACCCACGACGACGCCCCCTGCCGCGGTGTGCGGCAGGGGGCGTCGTCGCGCGGGTCGAAGCCCGGCGTTCCGGCCCGCGACCGGCTCAGTAGCGGTAGTGCTCCGGCTTGTACGGGCCCTGGACGGGCACGCCGATGTAGTCGGCCTGCGCCGGGCTGAGCTCGGTGAGCCGCACGCCGAGCGCGTCGAGGTGCAGGCGCGCCACCTTCTCGTCGAGCACCTTCGGCAGGCGGTACACCTGACGCTCGTACTGCCGCTCCTCGGCAGGGCGGGCCATGTCCGCGAACAGCTCGAGCTGACCGATGACCTGGTTCGCGAACGAGTTCGACATGACGAACGACGGGTGGCCCGTCGCGTTGCCGAGGTTCAGCAGGCGCCCCTCGGACAGCACGATGATCGAGCGCTCCGCACGACCGTCGCCCGCCGGCAGGGTCCACTCGT
This Isoptericola jiangsuensis DNA region includes the following protein-coding sequences:
- a CDS encoding DUF4129 domain-containing protein, whose protein sequence is MTAATAALAALAAQVPVDPDRPTATRWLARELSRPEYAQDESLLLRLVEWLEGLFDGIDATAVGTGQLAVVVLLVVAVVVGLAWWLAGPVRLRRRRAAASIVVHEDDPRTAAQMRAAADAAAVRDDWTTAVLERFRAVVRELEERVVLDELPGRTAVEAARQAGDRLPDLAGSLRAAATLFDGVCYGHLPASAADDAVLRRLDAQVQESRPVPAGAVVA
- a CDS encoding DUF4350 domain-containing protein; translation: MSAPSDVPTRTWTSTPEQRVPDRARAARRRRSVTWFVVGLAALALTVLVLAVSRPPGSVIPYDPDNSRPDGSRALAQVLGDQGVEVEHVTTVADAIDAAGPGTTLLVAPAPLMVREQADALAASGADVVLAGAGRQLAAAFTGGRVEPDDWGTAPRVREPRCDLPAAVAAGTVRLGTGLVATGPDVTTCWTDGDGTSALAAVTADGRQVTLVHDPAFLRNDTVLDEGAGTLALHLLGAHDRLVWLVQDPTDLTAIDDPPASDGDLEPDTSAVVPRWLAAVLGWAAVVAVVAALWRGRRLGGLVGEDLPVVVPSAESTRGRARLYRRARARGHGGAALRASTADRIARRLGVPRTADPAVLVDAVARATGHDPVEVDALLYGPPPADDAGLVELAHRLDILESEVHRS
- a CDS encoding AAA family ATPase, producing the protein MVTHPDENQPVPTPDAEPVPESADAPTTTTDAPQTGVSAGPDEPAPAPAPEPEPEPEPEPTVPPEPSLELRRALAAVRTEVGKAVVGQDSAVTSLLIALLCSGHVLLEGVPGVAKTLLVRSLAAALDLDFKRVQFTPDLMPGDVTGSLVYDARTAEFSFREGPVFTNLLLADEINRTPPKTQASLLEAMEERQVSVDGSPRLLPEPFVVIATQNPVEHEGTYPLPEAQLDRFLLKVLLPLPERDAEVEVLARHAAGFDPRDLAAAGVSAVADAAVLARARAEVRRVEVAPEVLGYAVDVCRATRQSPSLQLGVSPRGATSLLAAARAWAWLSGRMFVTPDDVKALAFPALRHRVQLRPEAELEGVTAESVLSTVLAAVPVPR
- a CDS encoding DUF58 domain-containing protein translates to MAVTWRAVALAALGVLPVALWPVPGTALAWGLLVVLACAVDVVLAASPQQVAVQRSTPTSARVGVPTTSTLVITHTGARRLRGTVRDAWPPSLAVDRTADGLTPHTDPATVTGTARHDVDLRPGGAVRLRTPLLPTRRGQRPAGPVTVRTVGPLGLAGRQRSLPVGGTLRVLPEFASRRHLPSRLARLREMDGRAAVQVRGEGTEFDSLREYVVGDDVRSIDWRATARGGDVVVRTWRPERDRRVVVVLDTGRTSAARIGLLDDGSVNTGGTRLEASIEAALLLGALADRAGDRVQVLAYDRAVRAQVAGASGPRLLPAMAEALSTAEPVLLETDWPGLVSQVRSRVSQRSLVVLLTSLDPAAVETGLLPVVDRLTGTHQVVVAAVADAEVAAMRQERDDSETVYAAAAAARADLERTAVATVLRQHGAEVVEALPADLAPRLADTYLALKAAGRL
- a CDS encoding stage II sporulation protein M; the encoded protein is MDLDAFSTVHGPEWRRLEELVRRRRLDGAEADEMVRLYQAVATHLSTVRSAAPDPVTVARLSDLLARARTRIAGAHEPGWSDVTRFVAVTVPAALYRIRWWTLAVTLAFLAVAVVVGVRVATDPEALAAMGTPSEQEQYVRHAFASYYDPKLSFAAVVWTNNAWIAAQTIALGITGIGPVWVLLNNAVAIGGIGGMMAAHGELGLFLTLITPHGLLELTAIFVAGAAGLRIFWAWVSPGPRRRADALATEGRALFTVVVGLVGALALSGLVEGFVTGSSLPWWVKIVVGALALAVFLAYFLVLGRRAVRAGETGDLDADRAGAVLPTAG
- a CDS encoding RDD family protein: MDQGIVIGEGVVLETRPASFASRAVGALLDVVVTLVLAFGALYLVTGTAVAGSELVLDPQWGQTLTVVLVVTLLVVWPVTFETLSRGRSPGKLAMGLRVVRDDGGPVRFRHAFVRALVGVFELWLTFGSVAVVASLSNARGKRLGDVLAGTYAVRVRSSRGWTTPLVLAPGLGAWVEGADIRRLPDGLALEVRQVLDRAPRLSPESRRQLTDALAGQVEPYVAPGPPPGTPAELFLHAVLHERRRRELERGEVERDRAAAQAAVLHRLPYGVPDPRG